TCTATTTGTATGGATCATGTGAATCAAGTTACTAATAACAAACATATTTGGATCAAGTTGTGTTTTAGGATGcccattttcatttgttttgtggtTAAATGACTAATGTTGTCCAAGTGGAAGATTGTTATGTTTATTTCCTTTTGGGTGGGCTGgtattgtcattttattattggGTCCATATATAATGGGCTAAGCTATTCTGTAAGCACTTGAGAGAAGCCTGTATTCACACCCTAAATATAAAATGGAGTTGACACATTAGACTTTATTCAGGTCATCAGAAAAATTAGGGTTGAGAGactagtctcctccacacacaaCCAAGGATAGGGATACAGCTAAAAATGGAAGTACGTTATCTCTTCTATTTGATCTTTATATGCTATGTAGAAAGATGGGTttattaattaagtttaattcaaaCTGTTGTTCATAACAGAAGGCATACACTGGCCGTAGAAATTTTGCAGGAAATTAATAGATAGAATACAAATAATTagaaggatcttccctagggtTCAATTGTATGTTTATTTGTCTACTTCAATTCCTATGAAACAGTCAACTGAGAATATAATGGAGAAAAATAGGGAAATACCATTCACTGGCTCTTTCCTATAAATAACCAAATATACAGAAAGGCCTAGcggtatataaatatatacctAAATTGTATCTCCCATTTTCACcataaatctaataattaacTGGATGTGCCTTGAAATGGGGTTGACAAAGTTTTTGCTAGCCCTATACTTGGTAGGTTTAACCCTCCCTCATGTCTCCGTAGCCAAAAACGGCCACCGACACTTCTTGGACGGACACAACAAAGCTCGTGCTGAGGTTGGTGTTCCTCCACTTGTCTGGAACAACACCCTTGCAGCCTACGCTCGAAATTATGCAAATAAGAGGATCCCAGACTGCAAGATGGTGGAATCAGATCCGGATGGGCCCTATGGAGAGTGTCTTGCTGAAGGTTATGGTGATTTCAAAGCCGCAGATGTAGTGAAGGGGTGGGTGAGTGAGAAGCAATACTATGACCATAAATCCAACAAATGCGTTGGTGGTGAGTGTGGACACTACACCCAGGTGGTTTGGCGCGACACAAAGTATCTGGGGTGTGCCAGGGCCAAGTGTAACAATGGCTGGATGTTTGTTACTTGCAACTACTTTCCTTCAGGAAATTACTACGGCGAGAGTCCATACTAATTATGCTTAATTGCTTGTACCACGCATCTTTGACATGTACAAACCCAAGGCCATCCTAATCtgatcatatttttatattggGAAAAATTATGGAATATTGGTTGCTTCCTTTGCAATCGCATTTTCatgtattttctttcttattacGATCGTAATCTTTATTTgcatatatagtttatttactTGTATTTGATCGGCGCATGGGATGATGGGTAGCTATGTGTACACGACTGTATGgacgtatatatatatggtggagCTTTCGACTATctattaagggtccgtttgggtttgcgatttcaaaaagtgcgatttaaaataacgattttaaaatgtgcgatttgaaaaaaatgatttttaaaaacgcagttaagcgtttggcaaaatcgcagtttagcctttaaaatcgcgaatttacctttaaaatcctgcgttttcaaaaaagcacaatcttatctgcgatttgaaaaagcagattttctgcgttttcaaatcgcaatttttaaaaacgcagttcccaaacgatctatgttctgcgatttggtttaaaatcgcacttattgtctacgaaatcgcaatcccaaacgcaccctaacaAAAAGTGAGACGAAAATCTAAgattaaaaatcaaaagaaaagacTAATAACTATTTCAACGATCACGAGAACGTCCAAGGACATGAAGGATAGGAGTTAGAGAATGGGttattttttgctaaaaaaaaaacacatttgtGGAGAGGAAATGACGTGGTTTACAAATTAACATAAGCTGAAAGCCTGTTTCAAAATGAATAATCTGAGATAGAGTAGTTTAGCAGCTATAAACCATTATTCCTTGCCCATCGTTAGCGGTAGTACTAGAGGATCACCAACGGCACgaaggaatttttttattttttattttttcattggtTAAGgattatctaaaaatatctattcTCAGCAAATCCGTCAGAAGGAGCGCTTCTTCCAATGCCAAGACAAAATGGATTGAGATAGCGtgcaatttttttagaaaagtagGGCTAACAATTCTTTCAATCCCAACAACTCATTTAAATGAACGGCTTGAATTAAACCATGTaagcattaaaagaaaaagaaaaagaaaaaaataaaactgttgTGGCCACCCCTTGAGGGAGTGCTTTACAACTCAAAGATAAAGGATTGGCGTCTCACCAACCGGATAATTATGGCGTCACACCAGGAGTGTGGAGCTTCACCATTGAAGAAGAACAATCACAACTCGATCTCAAAGAATAGATCTGTCTGGTTATTCAACCATAGTTTGTTTATTACAACTGAAACTTATGTTAAATAGACTAATAGAATGAACCATAACCCTAATCGTAGGGCAACTCCATTTATTAACTTTCCtcacataattttaaatggACACCAACAACTTCcttttattgaattacaaaattaaaggactcatgaaaatgaaataaaacataaattaatattCTTTCTTGATTATGCCCTTTTCTCGAGAAAAAAAACTCGTTCTCAAGTTTAGAATGAGTTGTCTACCATGAAATTTGTGCTAGATGATGAGGTGCAAGCATTACTTATGTTGAGTTTTTCGCCAGACAATTGGAAAACCTTGGTAGTGTCACTCAGCAATTCGACTTCCAACGATATGATAACTATGGGTATGATAAAAGACAACATGTTCAATGAagagacaagaagaaaaaagcagGGTATTTTCTCTCATACAGAGGCACTTGTTACAGAAAAGCGGGGAAGAAGTAAAAGCAGAAAACCTCATGGTGATGACAGTTGTGACAAGTCAAGGGGAAAGTCCAAGtcaagaaaagagataaaatgttTTCACTGTGGCAAGCCTGGGCATATGAAGAGAGTGCGAAAAATTTAAAAGGGAAcagttgaaagaaaaacaaaaagtataGAAATAACATTTTACTGATATAGGGATATGAGAAGGTATTGTTGAGTATATTTAAATAGGAACACATAAATATCTACTTATAATTAACTGTTGGTATATATACGTTACACCTAAGATGAATCATTGATACTAGACGATCAACCATATAATTACAGTCTGCATCTCAACCATTCACGCCAAtgtaatatattaattaacctGGATCGATCAAAACCCGTCAATGACTCAATTTGTCCTTATATTAGCAACTAAATAGTCAATTGAGAATATAATGGAGAAAGCTACGGAAATACCATTCACTGCCTCTTGCATGCCTATTAATAACCAACTGTATTAATGTACAGAAATCCCTATAAATAACTAAATCATTATCAccaaaaatcaaaaccctaataattgGACGTGCCTTGGAAAATGGGGTTGACCAAGTTTTTGCTAGCCCTATACATCATAGGTCTAACCCTAACTCATGTCTCCTTAGCCGGAAACGACCAAAAAGACTTCGTCAATGGACACAATGCAGTTCGTGCCAAGGTTGGTGTTCCTCCATTGAAATGGAACAACACCCTTGCAGCCTATGCTCGAAAGTATGCTAATACGAGGATCGCAAAATGCGAGTTGGAGCATTCAAATGGGCCGTATGGAGAATGTATTGCTGAAGGTTTTGAAGAGTTAAAGGCTGCCGATGCAGTGAAGTTGTGGGCAAGTGAGAAGCCATACTATGACCATAAATCAAACAAATGTGTTCATGGTGAGTGCAGGCACTACACTCAGCTTGTTTGGCGGGACACCAAGCGAATTGGGTGTGCCACGGTGAAGTGCCACAATGGCTGGATGTTTGTCACTTGCAATTACGATCCTCCAGGAAATTACGAGGGCGAGCGTCCATACTAAAATGTTTGTAGTGATTACCTATGAGTATGTTAACGTTGTTGCTAAGTAGTACGTTATCCATGTACACCTTTTATGTTTGACATGCATGTACGAACCTCAGGCCATTCTAATcggacatttttattttcattatatatgtataataagacaaaaatcagGAACTCTCGTTGCTTCCTTTGCAATCACATTTGCATAGgca
The sequence above is drawn from the Alnus glutinosa chromosome 11, dhAlnGlut1.1, whole genome shotgun sequence genome and encodes:
- the LOC133882751 gene encoding basic form of pathogenesis-related protein 1-like, which encodes MGLTKFLLALYIIGLTLTHVSLAGNDQKDFVNGHNAVRAKVGVPPLKWNNTLAAYARKYANTRIAKCELEHSNGPYGECIAEGFEELKAADAVKLWASEKPYYDHKSNKCVHGECRHYTQLVWRDTKRIGCATVKCHNGWMFVTCNYDPPGNYEGERPY
- the LOC133882787 gene encoding basic form of pathogenesis-related protein 1-like is translated as MGLTKFLLALYLVGLTLPHVSVAKNGHRHFLDGHNKARAEVGVPPLVWNNTLAAYARNYANKRIPDCKMVESDPDGPYGECLAEGYGDFKAADVVKGWVSEKQYYDHKSNKCVGGECGHYTQVVWRDTKYLGCARAKCNNGWMFVTCNYFPSGNYYGESPY